The following is a genomic window from Candidatus Eremiobacteraceae bacterium.
GCCCTCGGGCTGCTGACCGCGTTGTAAAGGGCGCCGTACTAGGGTGAGCATCGCTCACCCAAAAAATGGGCAAGCGATGCTTGCCCTAATACAAAATTGAAAATACAAAAAGGAACACCACCATGAATCCACTCGTCCAACTCATCGACTACGGCCAATCGTTCTGGCTCGATAACATCCGGCGCGGCTTCACACGCGCGGGCTCGCTCGCCGATCTGGTGGTGAACGACGGCCTGCGCGGCGTCACGTCGAATCCGTCGATTTTCGAGAAGGCGGTGTCCGACAGCGAGGATTACGACGACGCGATTCGCGAGCTTGCGGCGGCCGGCAAGACCGCCGAAGACATGTACGACAGACTCACCACCGACGATATCCGCGAGGCGTGCGATGTCTTCCGCGGGCTCTACGATCAGACGAAGGGCGGCGATGGCTTGGTGTCCATCGAGCTGCCGCCGCACCTGGCGAACGATACCGAAGGCTCCATCAAAGAAGGTTTGCGGCTTTGGCCGCTCGTCGACCGGCCAAACGTGATGATCAAAGTGCCGGCCACCGATGCGGGCATGCCGGTCATCCGCCGGCTCATCGCCGAAGGGATCAACGTCAACATCACGCTGATGTTCGGCGCCGGATATTACGATCGGGTAATCGACGCCTACTTCTCGGGTCTCGAAGATCGCGTGGCAAAGGGTTTGCATTTGGATCGCATCGCGTCGGTGGCGTCGTGCTTCGTGAGCCGGGTGGACACCGAGGCCGACAAGCGCATCGAAGCGTTGGCCGCCGCAGCCGACGACGCCACAAAGGCGAAGTTGAACGGGCTGCTCGGCAAAACCGCAATCGCAAACTCGAAGCGGCTGTATACGGTATATCTGCAGTCCCTCGAGTCGCCGCGCTGGAAGAAACTAGCTGCCGCCAGCGCCCGCAGACAGCGGCCGCTGTGGGCCAGCACGTCCACCAAGAACCCGAAATATCCCGACGTCTACTACGTCGAGGCACTCATCGGGCCGGACACGGTGGATACGATGCCGCCCGCCACCATCGACGCGTTTCGCGATCACGGTA
Proteins encoded in this region:
- the tal gene encoding transaldolase; translation: MNPLVQLIDYGQSFWLDNIRRGFTRAGSLADLVVNDGLRGVTSNPSIFEKAVSDSEDYDDAIRELAAAGKTAEDMYDRLTTDDIREACDVFRGLYDQTKGGDGLVSIELPPHLANDTEGSIKEGLRLWPLVDRPNVMIKVPATDAGMPVIRRLIAEGINVNITLMFGAGYYDRVIDAYFSGLEDRVAKGLHLDRIASVASCFVSRVDTEADKRIEALAAAADDATKAKLNGLLGKTAIANSKRLYTVYLQSLESPRWKKLAAASARRQRPLWASTSTKNPKYPDVYYVEALIGPDTVDTMPPATIDAFRDHGKVAARLERQMEEAEEQLQLLESLGISLKDITDKLLADGLVTFEKAYDQLIGVIEQKTKSLVASGTQN